From Pseudomonas sp. FP2335, the proteins below share one genomic window:
- a CDS encoding N-acetylglutaminylglutamine amidotransferase codes for MCGLAGELRFDQQPADLAAIERITHHLAPRGPDAWGFHAQGPIALGHRRLKIMDLSDGSAQPMVDAHLGLSLAFNGAIYNFPELREELEALGYAFYSGGDTEVLLKGYHAWGEALLPKLNGMFAFAIWERDTQRLFIARDRLGVKPLYLSRTGQRLRFASALPALLKGGDINPILDPVALNHYLNFHAVVPAPRTLLAGIEKLPPASWMRIHANGTTEQKVWWTLPYGPHSDEQNLTLQDWTDRVLDSTREAVAIRQRAAVDVGVLLSGGVDSSMLVGLLREAGVKDLSTFSIGFEDAGGEAGNEFQYSDLIAKHYGTRHHQLRIAESEIIEQLPAAFRAMSEPMVSHDCIAFYLLSREVAKHCKVVQSGQGADELFAGYHWYPQVDGASDPYAAYREAFFDRSYDDYASTVAPQWLTANDAAGDFVREHFAMPGATAAVDKALRLDSTVMLVDDPVKRVDNMTMAWGLEARTPFLDYRLVELSARVPGKFKLPDGGKQVLKEAARRVIPSEVIDRKKGYFPVPGLKHLQGDTLNWVRDLLLDPSQDRGLFNPAMLDRLLTDPQGQLTPLRGSKLWQLAALNLWLSEQGI; via the coding sequence ATGTGCGGATTAGCTGGCGAGCTACGTTTTGATCAACAACCTGCCGACCTGGCAGCGATAGAACGCATCACCCATCACCTGGCCCCCCGTGGCCCCGACGCCTGGGGCTTCCACGCTCAGGGGCCGATTGCCCTGGGCCACCGACGCCTGAAAATCATGGACCTGTCGGACGGCTCGGCCCAACCGATGGTCGACGCCCACTTGGGCCTGTCCCTGGCCTTCAATGGCGCCATCTACAATTTCCCGGAACTGCGTGAAGAGCTGGAAGCCCTGGGCTACGCCTTCTATTCCGGCGGCGACACCGAAGTGCTGCTCAAGGGCTATCACGCCTGGGGCGAGGCGCTGCTGCCCAAGCTCAACGGCATGTTTGCCTTCGCCATCTGGGAGCGCGACACCCAGCGCCTGTTTATCGCCCGTGACCGTCTCGGCGTGAAGCCGCTGTACCTGTCGCGCACCGGCCAACGCCTGCGCTTTGCCTCGGCGCTGCCAGCGCTGCTCAAAGGTGGCGACATCAACCCGATCCTCGATCCGGTAGCGCTCAACCACTACCTGAACTTCCACGCCGTGGTCCCGGCGCCGCGCACCTTGCTGGCGGGCATTGAAAAACTGCCGCCGGCGAGCTGGATGCGCATCCATGCCAACGGCACCACCGAGCAGAAGGTCTGGTGGACCCTGCCCTACGGCCCACACAGCGATGAGCAAAACCTGACGCTGCAAGACTGGACCGACCGCGTCCTCGACAGCACCCGCGAAGCCGTGGCCATTCGCCAACGTGCCGCCGTGGATGTGGGTGTGCTGCTCTCCGGTGGCGTCGACTCGAGCATGCTCGTCGGCCTGTTGCGTGAAGCCGGGGTAAAGGACTTGTCGACCTTCTCCATCGGTTTTGAAGACGCCGGCGGCGAGGCTGGCAACGAATTCCAGTATTCGGACCTGATCGCCAAGCACTACGGCACCCGTCACCACCAACTGCGCATCGCCGAAAGCGAGATCATCGAGCAACTGCCGGCGGCGTTCCGCGCCATGAGCGAGCCGATGGTCAGCCACGACTGCATCGCCTTCTACCTGCTGTCGCGGGAAGTGGCCAAGCACTGCAAGGTGGTGCAAAGCGGCCAGGGCGCCGACGAGTTGTTCGCCGGTTACCACTGGTATCCGCAGGTGGACGGCGCCAGTGACCCCTACGCGGCTTATCGGGAGGCGTTTTTCGACCGCAGCTACGACGACTATGCGTCCACCGTCGCACCGCAATGGCTGACCGCCAATGACGCCGCCGGCGACTTCGTGCGCGAACATTTCGCTATGCCCGGCGCGACTGCCGCCGTGGACAAGGCCTTGCGCCTGGACAGCACGGTGATGCTGGTGGACGACCCGGTCAAACGCGTCGACAACATGACCATGGCCTGGGGCCTGGAAGCCCGTACACCGTTCCTCGACTACCGCCTGGTGGAGCTGTCGGCCCGTGTGCCGGGCAAGTTCAAGCTGCCCGACGGCGGCAAGCAAGTGCTGAAGGAAGCCGCGCGCCGAGTGATTCCAAGTGAGGTCATCGACCGCAAGAAAGGCTACTTCCCCGTCCCTGGCCTCAAGCATTTGCAAGGCGACACCCTGAACTGGGTACGCGACCTGCTGCTGGACCCCAGCCAGGATCGTGGCCTGTTCAACCCGGCCATGCTCGACCGCCTGCTCACCGACCCGCAGGGCCAACTGACCCCGTTGCGCGGCTCCAAGCTGTGGCAACTGGCGGCGCTGAACCTGTGGCTCAGCGAACAAGGAATCTGA
- the ngg gene encoding N-acetylglutaminylglutamine synthetase, whose amino-acid sequence MKPHAAAYNQRLLRGQAPSYERLQARLAEDGSPQSPDPIAVHCGWGRLLIGHTFADPSSLALELLNEQAGERDIALYVAAPQQILGIDPQQLFLDPSDTLRLWFTDYRPATRVFRGFRIRRVQSDTDWEAVNQLYQGRGMLPIDPNRLTPRHQGGPVYWLAEDEDSGAVIGSVMGLNHQKAFHDPENGSSLWCLAVDPRCTRPGVGEVLVRHLVEHFMSRGLSYLDLSVLHDNRQAKNLYAKLGFRALTTFAIKRKNGINQPLFLGPGPQAGFNPYARIIVEEAHRRGIDVQVDDADAGLFTLSHGGRRVRCRESLSDLTSAISMTLCQDKSLTHKVLKAAGLQLPSQQLAGSADDNLEFLDEHLRVVVKPLDGEQGQGVAVDLQTIEQVQQAIEAAQRFDSRVLLESFHEGLDLRILVIGFEVVAAAIRRPAEVTGDGHHSIGALIEAQSRRRQAATDGESKIPMDAETERTLRAAGYDYNSILPRGQTLAVRRTANLHTGGCLEDVTAILHPTLVDAAVRAARALDIPMVGLDLMVSAADQPEYVFIEANERAGLANHEPQPTAERFVDLLFPHS is encoded by the coding sequence ATGAAACCTCATGCAGCGGCTTACAACCAACGCCTACTGAGGGGCCAGGCGCCATCCTACGAGCGCCTGCAAGCCCGACTGGCCGAAGATGGCAGCCCGCAGAGCCCTGACCCCATCGCCGTGCATTGCGGCTGGGGGCGCCTGTTGATCGGGCACACCTTCGCCGACCCATCGAGCCTGGCCCTGGAGTTGCTCAATGAGCAGGCCGGCGAACGGGACATCGCCCTGTACGTGGCCGCGCCCCAGCAGATCCTCGGCATCGATCCGCAGCAGCTGTTCCTCGACCCGTCTGACACCCTGCGCCTGTGGTTCACCGACTATCGCCCGGCGACCCGTGTGTTTCGCGGCTTTCGCATCCGCCGTGTGCAGAGCGACACCGATTGGGAGGCGGTCAACCAGTTATACCAAGGGCGCGGCATGTTGCCCATCGACCCCAACCGCCTGACGCCGCGCCATCAAGGTGGCCCGGTGTATTGGCTGGCTGAGGATGAAGACAGCGGCGCGGTGATCGGCAGCGTGATGGGCCTCAATCACCAGAAGGCGTTTCACGACCCGGAGAACGGCTCCAGCCTGTGGTGCCTGGCAGTCGACCCGCGTTGCACGCGCCCCGGCGTCGGCGAAGTGCTGGTGCGCCACTTGGTCGAGCATTTCATGAGCCGTGGCCTGAGCTACCTGGACCTGTCGGTACTGCACGACAACCGCCAGGCCAAGAACCTCTACGCCAAACTGGGCTTTCGCGCGCTGACCACCTTTGCGATCAAGCGCAAGAACGGCATCAACCAGCCGCTGTTCCTCGGCCCTGGTCCGCAGGCCGGGTTCAATCCGTATGCGCGGATCATTGTCGAAGAGGCGCATCGACGCGGCATCGACGTGCAGGTGGATGACGCCGATGCAGGCTTGTTCACCTTGAGCCACGGCGGTCGCCGCGTACGTTGCCGCGAGTCGTTGAGCGACTTGACCAGCGCCATCAGCATGACCCTGTGCCAGGACAAGAGCCTGACCCACAAGGTGCTCAAGGCCGCCGGCCTGCAACTGCCATCGCAACAATTGGCGGGCAGCGCCGATGACAACCTGGAATTCCTCGACGAACATCTGCGCGTCGTGGTCAAGCCGCTGGATGGCGAGCAGGGCCAAGGCGTGGCGGTGGATTTACAGACCATCGAGCAAGTGCAGCAGGCGATCGAAGCGGCGCAGCGGTTCGACAGCCGCGTGCTGCTGGAAAGCTTTCACGAGGGCTTGGACCTGCGCATCCTGGTGATCGGCTTTGAAGTGGTCGCCGCCGCGATCCGTCGCCCGGCTGAAGTGACCGGCGATGGGCATCACAGCATCGGTGCGTTGATCGAAGCGCAAAGCCGTCGCCGCCAGGCCGCCACGGACGGCGAAAGCAAAATCCCCATGGACGCCGAAACCGAACGCACCCTGCGCGCCGCCGGCTACGACTACAACAGCATCCTGCCACGCGGCCAGACCCTGGCCGTGCGCCGCACCGCCAATCTGCACACCGGCGGTTGCCTGGAGGACGTCACTGCAATCCTGCACCCCACGCTGGTGGACGCCGCCGTGCGTGCCGCCCGCGCCCTCGACATCCCCATGGTGGGCCTGGACCTGATGGTGTCCGCCGCCGACCAGCCCGAGTACGTGTTTATCGAAGCCAATGAACGGGCCGGGCTGGCCAATCATGAACCGCAACCGACGGCTGAGCGGTTTGTGGATTTGTTGTTTCCGCACAGTTAG
- a CDS encoding osmoprotectant NAGGN system M42 family peptidase translates to MSRTIPEPDLNYLQKVLLEMLAIPSPTGFTDTIVRYVAERLEELGIPFEMTRRGTIRATLKGQKNSPDRAVSAHLDTIGAAVRAIKDNGRLTLAPVGCWSSRFAEGSRVSLFTDNGVIRGSVLPLMASGHAFNTAVDEMPVSWDHVELRLDAYCATRADCDSLGISVGDYVAFDPLPEFTESGHISARHLDDKAGVAALLAALKAIVDSGEPLLIDCHPLFTITEETGSGAAAALPWDVSEFVGIDIAPVAPGQHSSEHAVSVAMQDSGGPYDYHLSRHLLRLAADNDLPVRRDLFRYYFSDAHSAVTAGHDIRTALLAFGCDATHGYERTHIDSLAALSRLLGAYILSPPVFASDAQPAQGSLDRFSHQLEHETQMESDTRVPSVDSLVGQKS, encoded by the coding sequence ATGAGCCGAACCATCCCCGAGCCGGACCTGAACTACCTGCAAAAAGTCCTGCTGGAAATGCTCGCCATCCCCAGCCCCACCGGGTTCACCGACACCATCGTGCGATACGTCGCCGAGCGCCTGGAAGAGTTGGGTATCCCGTTCGAAATGACCCGGCGCGGCACGATCCGTGCCACCCTCAAGGGCCAGAAAAACAGCCCCGACCGCGCGGTGTCCGCGCATTTGGACACCATCGGCGCCGCCGTGCGGGCGATCAAGGACAACGGGCGCCTGACCCTCGCGCCAGTAGGCTGCTGGTCGAGCCGCTTTGCCGAAGGCAGCCGTGTGAGCCTGTTCACCGACAACGGCGTGATCCGTGGCAGCGTGTTGCCGTTGATGGCCTCCGGGCATGCGTTCAACACCGCCGTAGATGAAATGCCGGTGAGCTGGGACCACGTGGAGTTGCGCCTCGACGCCTACTGCGCCACCCGTGCCGATTGTGACTCCCTGGGCATCAGCGTCGGCGACTACGTGGCCTTCGACCCGCTGCCCGAATTCACCGAGAGCGGGCATATCAGCGCCCGCCACCTCGACGACAAAGCCGGCGTGGCCGCCCTGCTCGCCGCACTCAAGGCCATCGTCGACAGTGGCGAGCCGTTGCTGATCGACTGCCACCCGCTGTTCACCATCACCGAAGAGACCGGCAGCGGTGCGGCCGCCGCCCTGCCCTGGGATGTCAGCGAGTTTGTCGGCATCGACATTGCCCCCGTCGCCCCCGGCCAGCATTCCAGCGAGCATGCGGTCAGCGTGGCGATGCAGGATTCCGGCGGGCCGTACGACTATCACCTGTCGCGGCACCTGCTGCGGCTGGCGGCGGACAACGATCTACCGGTACGCCGCGACCTGTTCCGCTACTACTTCAGTGATGCGCACTCGGCCGTGACCGCCGGCCACGACATCCGCACCGCCCTGTTGGCGTTTGGTTGCGATGCGACCCACGGCTACGAACGCACCCATATCGACAGCCTGGCGGCGTTGAGTCGCCTGCTGGGCGCATACATCCTCAGCCCGCCGGTGTTCGCCAGCGACGCGCAACCGGCCCAGGGTTCACTGGATCGGTTCAGTCACCAGCTGGAACATGAAACGCAAATGGAGAGCGACACGCGGGTACCGTCGGTGGACAGCCTGGTCGGTCAGAAATCCTGA
- a CDS encoding YheU family protein → MLIPYDALEVDTLTRLIEDFVTRDGTDNGDDTPLETRVLRVRQALTKGQALIVFDPESEQCQLMLKHDVPKHLFD, encoded by the coding sequence ATGCTGATTCCCTACGACGCACTTGAAGTCGACACCCTGACCCGCCTCATCGAAGATTTCGTCACCCGTGACGGCACCGACAATGGCGACGACACGCCCCTGGAAACCCGCGTATTACGCGTGCGCCAAGCGCTGACCAAAGGCCAGGCGCTGATCGTGTTCGACCCGGAAAGCGAGCAATGTCAGTTGATGCTCAAGCACGACGTGCCCAAGCATCTGTTCGACTGA
- the csrA gene encoding carbon storage regulator CsrA, translating to MLVLSRAVGEIISIGDDIALHIVELNGSQVKFGVQAPVGVNVHRAEVYQKILERQATETPAVTNP from the coding sequence ATGCTGGTACTAAGCCGCGCTGTAGGCGAAATCATCTCCATCGGCGATGACATCGCCTTGCACATCGTCGAGTTGAATGGCTCACAGGTGAAATTCGGCGTCCAGGCGCCGGTGGGGGTCAATGTGCATCGTGCCGAGGTGTATCAGAAAATCCTCGAACGCCAAGCCACAGAAACCCCCGCCGTTACCAACCCATAA